CAGCTGGTCGAGACATGGATCATCGCCGGGATGTCGTATTCCACCATCTTTTCGTAGATCGGGTACCAGTGGCGATCCGACAGCGGCGGCGAGGTCCAGTGTCCGCCGGACGGGTCCGGGTTCAGGTTGATGCCGACCATGCCGTATTCCCTGACGCAGCGCTCCAGCTCCGGAATGCAGGTCCTGGGGTCGACGCCGGGCGATTGCGGCAGCATGGCTGCGCCGACGAAGTTGTCAGGGAACAGCCGCGACACCCGGTAGCACAGCTCGTTGCAGATCGCGGCCCAGGTGGCGCTGGTCTCGAAGTCACCGATGTGGTGGGCCATGAAGCTGGCGCGCGGCGAGAAGATCGTCAGGTCCGAGCCGCGTTCCTTCATCAGGCGCAGCTGGTTCGCTTCGATCGACTCACGCAGCTCGTCGTCGCTGATGCGCAGCTCCGATACATGCGGCCCCAGCGACGGCGTGTTCAGATTGGCGACCTGCGCGTTACGCCAGTCTTCCAGCGCTTTCGGTGCGGTCGTGTAGTGGCCGTGGCAGTCGATGATCAGGGGTTCTCTCATCATTCTTCTCCTCTCCAGATGTCTTCGGATATGAATACTTCGCCGCGCATGATCGGGCGCGCGGTGCGCAGCAGCGCGGCGCGCACGACCTTCCGCGGGTCGGTCGCGTCGAGTCCCAGCTCGACGCTGAATTCGCCGGTCGGATGTTCGACCGAGACGGTTTTGTTCAAGCCTGCCGGTACGGCGGCGATGCCTTGCGTGACCGAGCCCTCCAGCACGCAGGCGGTGGCGACGGTGACCGCGGCCAGCACGCCGATCGCTTCGTGGCAGACGTGCGGGATGAAGCAGCGGGTGGCGATGCTGCCTTCCTCGCGCGGCGTCGCGACCAGGCAGATCTTCGGATAGCTCTTGGCCCCGACGTCGCCCAGGCCCATCAAGGGGCCGGCCGTCAGGCGCAAAGCTTCCAGCTTCGCTTTCAGGGCGTCGTTGGCGTTCAGTCCGGCCACGCTCTCATAGCCGCTGACGCCCATGTCCGCGGCGCGCACCAGCACCATCGGCATGCCGTTGTCGATCAGCGTCGCCTCGATTGCGAAGGGCGCGACGCCTTCTCCCGACACGTCGACGCGATCCAGAACCCGGCCGCTCGGCAGCAGGGACGGGCAGACCGAGCCGGCCGTGTCCAGGAAATCGATGCTGATCGGCGCCGCGGTGCCGGGCACACCGTCGATGCGGGCTTCGCCCTTGTACTGGAGGCGGCCATTCGGCGTCTGCACCGTGACCTGGCACTGCATGCCGGTGTTCAGGGTCAGCACGCGCGCCGTGGTGCTGCCGTGCGCAACCGGCAGCAGGCCGCGCTCCAGCGCGAAGGGCAGCACGGCCGCCAGCATATTGCCGCAGTTGGGTGTCGTGTCGACGCTGTCCTTGTCCGGCTGCAGCTGGGCGAACAGGAAGTCGAGGTCGACGCCGGGCGTGGTGCTGGGGCGGACGATGCCGACCTTGCTGGTGAGCGGATGCGCGCCGCCGAGGCCGTCGATCTGGCGCTTGTCGGGCGAGCCCATGGCGGCCAGCAGCACGCGGTCGCGCAGGGCCGGATCGGACGGCAGCTCGGATTCGAGGAAAAAGGGACCGCGCGAGGTGCCGCCGCGCATCAGCATGCAGGGCACCGGGGTCAGGTCGGAATTGCGTTGGTCGTTCATGGTTTTCACCCGATGGGTGGACAGG
This window of the Massilia sp. WG5 genome carries:
- a CDS encoding amidohydrolase family protein — its product is MIIDCHGHYTTAPKALEDWRNAQVANLNTPSLGPHVSELRISDDELRESIEANQLRLMKERGSDLTIFSPRASFMAHHIGDFETSATWAAICNELCYRVSRLFPDNFVGAAMLPQSPGVDPRTCIPELERCVREYGMVGINLNPDPSGGHWTSPPLSDRHWYPIYEKMVEYDIPAMIHVSTSCNPCFHTTGAHYLNADTTAFMQCLTSDLFKDFPTLKFLIPHGGGAVPYHWGRFRGLAQEMKKPLLQDHLLNNIFFDTCVYHQPGIDLLTKVIPVKNVLFASEMIGAVRGIDPVTGHYYDDTRRYVQAAALSDEDRFRIFEGNARHVYPRLDAALKKKGL
- a CDS encoding 4-oxalomesaconate tautomerase; translated protein: MNDQRNSDLTPVPCMLMRGGTSRGPFFLESELPSDPALRDRVLLAAMGSPDKRQIDGLGGAHPLTSKVGIVRPSTTPGVDLDFLFAQLQPDKDSVDTTPNCGNMLAAVLPFALERGLLPVAHGSTTARVLTLNTGMQCQVTVQTPNGRLQYKGEARIDGVPGTAAPISIDFLDTAGSVCPSLLPSGRVLDRVDVSGEGVAPFAIEATLIDNGMPMVLVRAADMGVSGYESVAGLNANDALKAKLEALRLTAGPLMGLGDVGAKSYPKICLVATPREEGSIATRCFIPHVCHEAIGVLAAVTVATACVLEGSVTQGIAAVPAGLNKTVSVEHPTGEFSVELGLDATDPRKVVRAALLRTARPIMRGEVFISEDIWRGEE